In one window of Bradyrhizobium diazoefficiens DNA:
- a CDS encoding DUF4159 domain-containing protein — MMGLPLAFTEPLLLIGLVSLPVLWWLLRVMPPRPRRIEFPPTRLLFDIAPREETPSRTPWWLTALRLLAAALVIFAAAGPIWNPQTGLAASKAPLMIMFDDGWSAASNWDTRIRAADELIANAENDRRAIALVPLSEPNRDITLMPAGAARVALRQLTPKPYSIDRVETLAAIDRFLKATGDCEIAWLSDGVDTGRGEEFVQGLGKTLGDRSLTVFEGGTSSPMALAAAENAAAKMTVKVLRADSGIATGTVRALDQKGSPIGEARYTFGPQDKETEAAFDLPVELRNDISRLEISGERSAGAVQLLDKRWRRRAIGIVSGSTSETAQPLLAPTFYLTRALAPFADVRLADKGSPQQGITQFLDQKLPMIILADVGTIAPELRERLNAWIDQGGVLVRFAGPRLAQAEDDLVPVKLRKGGRTLGGSLTWEKPQHLASFAADGPFAGIVVPKDVTVSRQVLAEPDAVLATKSWASLEDGTPLVTGEHRGKGLVSLFHVSADMRWSDLPMSGTFVEMLRRVVDMSGYTSKPGAGVATEASAETLAPLHLLDGFGAFGPPPASAKPLTADYRDRATPDHPPGFYGPAEGPLAVNTLAAADRIAALDTTGLRARHATYTNAEPRDLRGWLLSTSLALFLVDAVIVALLGGGLAALLRRRAAPAIILLGLVLAGIAVLAPTPSRADSAADEFAMKATSQTRLAYVVTGNADVDSIVKAGMSGLTLFLAQRTALEAGDPVGIDLAHDELAFFPLIYWPIVPGAPKPPQDAINKIDVYMKQGGTVIFDTRDAVEAPPGENGASQTPGMQALREILSSLDVPELEPVPREHVLTKTFYLLRDFPGRFNSGQTWVEALPREDDDESAQKPARGGDGVSPIIITSNDLAGAWALRPDGQPMLPLTPGEPRQREFAYRAGVNIVMYTLTGNYKADQVHAPALIERLGQ, encoded by the coding sequence ATGATGGGATTGCCGCTCGCCTTCACCGAACCGCTGCTCCTGATCGGCCTCGTCAGTCTGCCGGTGCTGTGGTGGCTCTTGCGCGTGATGCCGCCGCGACCGCGCCGCATCGAGTTTCCGCCGACGCGCCTGTTGTTCGACATCGCGCCCAGGGAAGAGACGCCGTCGCGGACGCCGTGGTGGCTGACCGCGCTGCGCCTCCTGGCTGCGGCGCTCGTCATTTTCGCCGCCGCCGGCCCGATCTGGAATCCGCAGACCGGCCTTGCCGCCAGCAAGGCGCCGCTGATGATCATGTTCGATGACGGCTGGAGCGCCGCATCGAACTGGGACACGCGGATCAGGGCCGCCGACGAGCTGATCGCCAACGCCGAGAACGACCGCCGCGCCATCGCGCTGGTGCCGCTGTCCGAGCCGAACCGCGACATCACGCTGATGCCGGCGGGCGCCGCACGCGTCGCGCTGCGGCAGCTCACGCCAAAGCCCTATTCGATCGATCGCGTTGAAACCCTTGCCGCGATCGATCGTTTCCTGAAGGCGACCGGCGATTGCGAGATCGCGTGGCTATCGGACGGCGTCGATACCGGCCGCGGCGAAGAGTTCGTGCAAGGGCTCGGCAAGACCTTAGGGGATCGCAGCTTGACGGTGTTCGAAGGCGGCACCTCCTCCCCGATGGCGCTGGCGGCGGCGGAAAACGCGGCGGCGAAGATGACGGTGAAGGTGCTGCGTGCCGACAGCGGCATCGCCACCGGCACCGTGCGCGCGCTGGACCAGAAGGGCTCGCCGATCGGCGAGGCGCGTTACACGTTCGGACCGCAGGACAAGGAGACCGAGGCAGCGTTCGATCTGCCGGTCGAGCTGCGCAACGACATCTCCAGGCTCGAGATCTCCGGCGAGCGTTCGGCAGGCGCGGTGCAGCTGCTCGACAAGCGCTGGCGGCGACGCGCCATCGGCATCGTCTCGGGCTCGACGAGCGAGACCGCGCAGCCGCTGCTGGCGCCGACCTTCTACCTGACGCGCGCGCTGGCGCCGTTCGCCGACGTGCGGCTCGCCGACAAGGGCTCGCCGCAGCAGGGCATCACACAATTTCTGGACCAGAAGCTGCCGATGATCATCCTGGCCGATGTCGGCACCATCGCACCCGAATTGCGCGAGCGCCTCAACGCCTGGATCGACCAAGGCGGTGTGCTGGTGCGGTTCGCAGGGCCAAGGCTCGCGCAGGCCGAAGACGATCTCGTTCCGGTCAAGCTGCGCAAGGGCGGCCGCACGCTCGGCGGCAGCCTGACCTGGGAGAAGCCGCAGCATCTCGCCTCCTTCGCGGCCGATGGTCCCTTTGCCGGAATCGTGGTGCCGAAGGACGTCACCGTGAGCCGGCAGGTGCTGGCCGAGCCCGATGCGGTGCTCGCCACCAAGAGCTGGGCCTCGCTCGAAGACGGCACGCCGCTGGTGACCGGCGAGCATCGCGGCAAGGGGCTGGTCAGCCTGTTCCATGTCAGCGCCGACATGCGCTGGTCGGATCTGCCGATGTCGGGCACCTTCGTCGAAATGCTCAGGCGTGTCGTCGACATGTCCGGCTACACGTCGAAGCCCGGCGCCGGCGTTGCCACGGAGGCGAGCGCCGAGACGCTGGCGCCGCTGCACTTGCTCGACGGCTTCGGTGCCTTCGGGCCGCCGCCGGCCAGCGCCAAGCCGCTAACGGCTGATTATCGCGACCGCGCCACGCCGGACCATCCGCCCGGCTTCTACGGTCCGGCAGAAGGACCGCTCGCCGTGAACACGCTCGCAGCCGCCGACCGCATCGCAGCCCTCGACACCACCGGCCTGCGCGCGCGGCACGCCACCTACACCAATGCCGAGCCCCGCGATTTGCGCGGCTGGCTGCTGTCGACGTCGCTCGCGCTGTTCCTGGTGGACGCCGTCATCGTCGCGTTGCTCGGCGGCGGTCTCGCCGCGCTGCTGCGCCGCCGCGCCGCGCCCGCCATCATCCTGCTGGGGCTCGTGCTCGCAGGCATCGCGGTGCTTGCTCCGACGCCATCGCGCGCCGACAGCGCGGCCGACGAATTCGCGATGAAGGCGACGTCGCAGACCCGCCTCGCTTATGTCGTCACCGGCAATGCCGACGTCGATTCCATCGTCAAGGCCGGTATGTCCGGCCTGACGCTGTTCCTGGCGCAGCGCACCGCGCTCGAGGCCGGCGATCCCGTCGGCATCGATCTCGCGCACGACGAACTCGCCTTCTTCCCGCTGATCTACTGGCCGATCGTGCCGGGCGCACCGAAGCCGCCGCAAGACGCCATCAACAAGATCGACGTCTATATGAAGCAGGGCGGCACCGTCATCTTCGACACCCGCGACGCCGTCGAAGCGCCACCCGGCGAGAACGGCGCCTCGCAGACGCCGGGCATGCAGGCCCTGCGCGAGATCCTGTCCTCGCTCGACGTGCCCGAGCTCGAGCCGGTGCCGCGCGAGCACGTGCTGACCAAGACCTTCTATCTGCTGCGCGACTTCCCCGGCCGCTTCAACTCGGGCCAGACCTGGGTCGAGGCGCTGCCGCGCGAGGACGACGACGAGAGCGCGCAGAAGCCCGCGCGCGGCGGCGACGGCGTCTCGCCAATCATCATCACCTCCAACGACCTCGCGGGCGCCTGGGCGCTCCGTCCCGACGGCCAGCCGATGCTGCCGCTGACCCCGGGCGAGCCGCGCCAGCGCGAATTCGCCTACCGCGCCGGCGTCAACATCGTGATGTACACGCTGACCGGCAACTACAAGGCCGACCAGGTGCACGCACCGGCCCTGATCGAACGGCTCGGGCAATAG
- a CDS encoding nickel transporter has translation MTGSRKFFWTIWTVILVTCATGIASAWAAPFGVPHPATAISSSGITGWIFAEQATFYRSLSGYIRASRENGAAMWELFGISFVYGIFHAVGPGHGKAVISSYLVANEETWRRGVVLSFASAGIQAVVAIIVVAIAAVLLGATAKAIGLTVHLVEIVSYGLVILIGLRLLYVKGRAFLIASRELTWRQAPELAFASVPAAKAVDATTFQLSTRKPGAMAMRAGQCEFDGCVAHGFQCEGDHDHHASAWGHAHGPEPAALAGAGGWRRGMAAVLAVGLRPCSGAIIVLIFALAQDLFWTGVGATLIMGLGTAITVAAIATLAVGARRAASRIAASRSGMGMLAMRAIEVSASALIVAFGGLLLVGYMASERLWMFTG, from the coding sequence GTGACCGGATCCCGCAAATTCTTCTGGACAATCTGGACCGTGATCCTCGTGACCTGCGCGACCGGTATCGCGTCGGCGTGGGCCGCACCGTTCGGCGTGCCGCATCCTGCAACAGCCATATCCTCGTCAGGCATTACGGGCTGGATCTTCGCCGAGCAGGCCACCTTCTACCGCTCGCTGTCGGGCTACATCCGGGCAAGCAGGGAGAATGGGGCCGCGATGTGGGAATTGTTCGGCATTTCCTTTGTCTACGGCATCTTCCACGCCGTTGGCCCCGGACATGGCAAGGCCGTGATCTCCTCGTATCTCGTCGCCAATGAGGAGACCTGGCGCCGCGGCGTCGTCCTGTCGTTTGCATCCGCGGGTATCCAGGCGGTCGTTGCCATCATCGTCGTGGCCATCGCAGCCGTGCTGCTGGGCGCAACTGCCAAGGCGATCGGACTGACCGTCCATCTGGTCGAGATCGTCAGTTATGGTCTCGTTATCCTGATTGGCCTGCGGCTTCTCTATGTCAAAGGCCGCGCCTTCCTGATTGCCAGCCGCGAACTGACCTGGCGTCAAGCGCCCGAGCTCGCCTTTGCCTCGGTTCCCGCGGCCAAGGCCGTCGACGCCACGACCTTTCAATTATCCACCAGGAAGCCAGGTGCGATGGCTATGCGCGCAGGGCAATGCGAGTTTGACGGATGTGTCGCTCACGGCTTCCAATGTGAAGGCGATCACGATCACCATGCTTCGGCTTGGGGCCATGCCCATGGGCCCGAGCCCGCCGCTCTCGCCGGCGCCGGCGGATGGCGACGAGGGATGGCCGCGGTGCTCGCGGTGGGACTGCGCCCCTGCTCCGGCGCCATCATCGTGCTGATCTTCGCGCTGGCGCAGGACTTGTTCTGGACCGGCGTGGGTGCAACGCTGATCATGGGATTGGGAACGGCGATCACCGTGGCCGCGATCGCTACCCTTGCGGTTGGCGCGCGGCGCGCAGCGAGCCGTATTGCCGCGTCACGCTCCGGAATGGGCATGCTCGCCATGCGAGCGATCGAAGTTAGCGCCTCGGCGCTCATCGTCGCGTTCGGCGGATTATTGCTCGTCGGCTATATGGCAAGCGAGCGGCTCTGGATGTTTACCGGATAG
- a CDS encoding DUF1007 family protein, which translates to MIKLMSCCCAVFLLWSLVDRAEAHPHVWVTFHSDVLYAADGKMTGVRHEWTFDDMFSAYALQGISHAKKGHYTREELASLAQTNMNSLKEYAYFTYARADGKKLKFGDPVDYWLDYKNAALTLHFTLPLRAAASANAMQIEVYDPSIFVDFEFAKDKPVSLNGAPQCAVTYDLPHQPTPAEQARLSQLDAVPLDASSTYGEIFANKIQVKCP; encoded by the coding sequence ATGATAAAACTGATGTCCTGCTGCTGCGCGGTCTTCCTGCTTTGGTCGCTTGTGGACCGTGCGGAGGCGCATCCTCATGTCTGGGTCACTTTCCACAGCGACGTGCTGTACGCGGCCGACGGCAAGATGACGGGCGTCCGTCATGAATGGACCTTCGACGACATGTTTTCGGCCTATGCGCTGCAGGGCATCTCCCACGCCAAGAAAGGACATTACACGCGCGAGGAACTGGCCTCGCTTGCCCAGACCAACATGAATTCCCTGAAGGAGTACGCTTATTTCACCTACGCGCGCGCCGACGGCAAGAAGCTGAAGTTCGGCGACCCCGTCGACTATTGGCTCGACTACAAGAACGCCGCGCTGACCCTGCACTTCACCTTGCCCCTGAGAGCGGCGGCCTCCGCCAACGCCATGCAGATCGAGGTCTACGACCCCAGCATCTTCGTGGATTTCGAGTTCGCCAAGGACAAGCCGGTGTCCTTGAACGGCGCGCCGCAATGCGCCGTGACCTACGATCTTCCGCATCAGCCGACGCCGGCCGAGCAGGCGCGGCTCAGCCAACTCGATGCCGTACCGCTCGATGCTTCCAGCACCTATGGCGAAATCTTCGCCAACAAGATTCAGGTGAAATGCCCGTGA
- a CDS encoding DUF2946 family protein has product MRWFRKHIAQGSWFALLALAINFTLAFGHVHLMDGRESGHPLLLSLGAGDAGQSQNHPANHPDDDLCPICMAVAAMGNALASTPPAALPIELAEARIDRPVDRLRAAPCSPRASFQSRAPPIS; this is encoded by the coding sequence ATGCGCTGGTTTCGGAAACATATCGCGCAAGGTTCGTGGTTCGCGCTTCTCGCGCTGGCCATCAACTTCACGCTCGCCTTCGGTCACGTCCATCTCATGGACGGGCGCGAGTCCGGACATCCGTTGCTGCTGTCTCTCGGGGCGGGTGACGCCGGCCAAAGCCAGAACCATCCTGCGAACCATCCCGACGACGATCTTTGCCCGATCTGCATGGCCGTCGCCGCCATGGGCAACGCGCTCGCCTCAACGCCTCCGGCGGCGCTGCCGATCGAACTGGCTGAAGCAAGGATCGATCGCCCGGTCGATCGATTGCGCGCGGCACCGTGTTCCCCACGCGCCAGCTTTCAATCGCGCGCGCCTCCGATCTCCTGA
- a CDS encoding TonB-dependent receptor domain-containing protein: MNSLPSLRAFRILLMSASSLTLATLWSAGAMAQNSNATPGTATPQPTASPTAAPSPTPQATETPAPTQPTAQAPQQAAPAAQPGTTVLPETRVAAPVERRRPRTPPQPTRQVTRQVTTSQPATVPTQAQVEAAANRQVVQQTQNFDQRRDSVILPKTGTTNYELNQKDIETLPQGSAAQLSDIVLQFPGVYQDSTSAGDFHIRNEHANVQYRINGILLPDGVSGFSQLLETSFISNIQLLTGALPAQYGLHTAGVLDITSKSGAALAGGSVSIYGGSRQTITPSFEYGGVAGNTDYYVAGRYLNNGLGLENPLPSLNAIHDHSEQGRFFAYTSTALDPMTRVVTISGFGLTRYQIPNNPGQPGNAGGFCTDPACSTYTAFGKSAFDSATLNENQYEKNAYNVIAWQKSEGNFDAQLSYYSRYSDLHFVPDPVGDLFINNVASDVYRSSFLNGVSGDFSYRLNEAHTVRAGFYTHGEQTRIANVSTVQPLDPADPSGVTAIDSPFNILDQSKLFGWQLGAYAQDEWRLTRELTLNYGLRFDQIYQYTDANQFSPRASLTYKPWWSTVLHAGYMRTFQPPPQVLGRLAAADIFNGTTSAVPTVTPDQAAVLPGQVAGQPLQNIGAIQPERADVYDAGFTQQLLPQCPTSPGGMPTKAPVAANCPSLELGGSIYYKKARDLLDDGQFGQAYTLTAFNYDRAENYGAELKLGFRWGGFSAATSWAWGIQHAHTVVSNQTLFSPDDLVYIQSHWIHTDHDQTYTGSGRVAYRWYDSSSWLDGTTVSASFIYGSGLRTDPADGSTCPNCAHLPSYWQVNTGVSHEFVNGWNGLPVTVRFDVVNVADTIYQIRNGSGIGVFAPQYGPRRGYYFGISQKIGGPEKTTGVLGAFYTKAHAPIAYHWAGAYVGANFGGALSAGEHVLTPIGWGATNPAGALGGLQFGYNHLLAPNWLVGIEGELEWTSAQGKANFVDPAGTSALSMTSDHNWYDTLSGRIGYVMGPLMLYAKGGAAWMNADYRMDVNSGLDGTTLVSTTRPGWIAGGGVEYMLGSRWSAKLEYNHLDFGSKTLSFATPFGNSVSVETAVDQVKAGVNYHLEGLL; this comes from the coding sequence ATGAACAGCCTCCCCTCGTTGCGTGCGTTTCGCATCCTGCTGATGTCGGCATCGTCGCTGACTCTTGCGACCCTCTGGAGCGCGGGCGCGATGGCGCAGAACAGCAACGCAACGCCCGGCACCGCGACGCCGCAGCCCACCGCTTCGCCGACCGCGGCACCTTCGCCGACGCCGCAGGCAACGGAGACACCTGCCCCGACGCAGCCCACGGCGCAAGCGCCGCAGCAGGCGGCTCCCGCTGCCCAACCGGGCACAACCGTGCTGCCGGAAACCCGCGTAGCCGCGCCGGTCGAGCGACGGCGGCCGCGCACGCCACCGCAGCCGACGAGGCAGGTGACGAGGCAGGTCACGACCAGTCAGCCCGCGACTGTGCCGACGCAGGCGCAGGTCGAGGCCGCAGCCAATCGTCAGGTCGTCCAGCAGACCCAGAATTTCGACCAGCGGCGTGACAGCGTCATCCTGCCGAAGACCGGCACGACGAACTACGAACTCAACCAAAAGGACATCGAGACGCTCCCGCAGGGAAGCGCGGCTCAGCTCAGCGACATCGTGCTGCAATTTCCCGGCGTCTACCAGGATTCGACGAGCGCCGGCGACTTCCACATCCGCAACGAGCACGCCAACGTTCAGTACCGGATCAACGGAATCCTGCTGCCCGATGGCGTTTCCGGATTCTCGCAGCTTCTGGAGACCTCGTTCATCAGCAACATCCAGTTGCTCACCGGCGCGCTGCCGGCGCAATACGGCTTGCACACGGCGGGCGTGCTCGACATCACCTCCAAGAGCGGAGCCGCGCTGGCCGGCGGCAGCGTCAGCATCTATGGCGGCAGCCGCCAGACCATCACGCCCAGCTTCGAATATGGCGGGGTCGCTGGAAACACCGACTATTATGTCGCCGGCCGCTACCTCAACAACGGCCTCGGTCTCGAGAATCCGCTGCCGTCCCTCAACGCCATTCACGACCATTCCGAACAGGGCCGATTCTTCGCCTATACGTCGACGGCACTTGATCCGATGACGCGGGTCGTCACCATTTCGGGCTTCGGCCTGACCCGTTACCAGATCCCCAACAATCCTGGGCAGCCCGGCAACGCCGGCGGCTTTTGCACCGACCCGGCCTGCAGCACCTATACCGCTTTTGGCAAAAGCGCCTTTGATTCGGCGACCCTCAATGAAAACCAATACGAGAAGAACGCCTACAACGTCATTGCCTGGCAGAAATCCGAAGGCAATTTCGATGCGCAGCTCTCTTATTATTCGCGCTACAGCGATCTTCACTTCGTTCCGGATCCCGTTGGCGATCTCTTCATCAACAACGTCGCATCCGATGTTTACCGCAGCTCGTTCCTCAACGGTGTGTCCGGCGATTTCTCGTACCGCCTGAACGAGGCGCACACCGTTCGCGCCGGCTTTTACACCCACGGCGAGCAAACCCGGATCGCGAACGTCAGCACGGTTCAGCCGCTCGACCCGGCCGATCCGAGCGGCGTGACGGCGATCGATTCGCCGTTCAACATTCTCGACCAGAGCAAATTGTTCGGCTGGCAGCTCGGCGCCTATGCCCAGGACGAGTGGCGGCTCACCCGGGAGCTCACGCTCAATTACGGCTTGCGGTTCGATCAGATCTACCAATACACCGATGCCAACCAGTTCAGTCCGCGCGCCAGTCTGACCTACAAGCCATGGTGGTCGACCGTGCTGCATGCCGGTTACATGCGCACGTTCCAGCCGCCGCCGCAGGTGCTTGGCCGGCTGGCTGCAGCGGATATCTTCAACGGCACGACTTCCGCCGTTCCGACCGTCACGCCCGATCAGGCGGCGGTTCTGCCGGGCCAGGTGGCCGGCCAGCCTCTCCAGAATATCGGCGCGATCCAACCCGAGCGGGCCGATGTGTACGACGCCGGCTTCACGCAGCAACTGCTGCCGCAATGTCCGACGAGCCCGGGCGGGATGCCGACCAAAGCGCCCGTCGCAGCAAATTGTCCGAGCCTGGAACTTGGCGGCAGCATCTACTACAAAAAGGCCAGGGATCTGCTTGACGACGGGCAGTTCGGCCAAGCCTACACGCTCACCGCGTTCAACTACGATAGAGCGGAAAATTACGGCGCCGAGCTGAAACTCGGGTTCAGGTGGGGTGGCTTCTCTGCTGCCACCAGCTGGGCATGGGGGATCCAGCACGCACACACGGTCGTCTCAAACCAGACGCTGTTTAGTCCGGACGACCTGGTCTACATCCAGAGCCATTGGATCCACACCGACCACGATCAGACCTACACGGGTTCGGGACGGGTCGCATACCGGTGGTATGACTCCAGCAGCTGGTTGGACGGCACCACTGTGAGCGCAAGCTTCATCTACGGCAGCGGCCTGCGGACCGACCCCGCAGATGGCTCGACCTGCCCCAACTGCGCTCACCTGCCGTCCTACTGGCAGGTCAACACCGGCGTGTCGCACGAGTTCGTCAATGGCTGGAACGGACTGCCGGTGACGGTCCGGTTCGATGTGGTCAACGTGGCCGACACCATTTATCAAATTCGCAACGGCAGCGGCATCGGCGTATTTGCACCGCAATACGGACCGCGCCGCGGATACTATTTCGGCATCTCGCAAAAGATCGGCGGACCGGAGAAGACTACCGGCGTCCTGGGCGCCTTCTACACCAAGGCTCACGCCCCGATCGCCTATCATTGGGCCGGCGCCTATGTCGGTGCCAATTTCGGCGGCGCACTGAGTGCGGGCGAGCATGTGCTGACGCCGATCGGCTGGGGTGCGACAAATCCCGCCGGCGCGCTGGGTGGTTTGCAGTTCGGGTACAATCATCTGCTTGCGCCGAACTGGCTGGTCGGCATCGAGGGCGAACTCGAATGGACCTCGGCACAGGGCAAAGCCAATTTCGTCGATCCCGCCGGAACGTCCGCACTGTCGATGACCAGCGATCACAATTGGTATGACACCTTGAGTGGCCGGATCGGCTATGTCATGGGACCGCTGATGCTATATGCAAAGGGCGGCGCCGCATGGATGAATGCCGATTACCGTATGGACGTGAACAGCGGCCTCGATGGCACCACCCTGGTCAGCACGACCAGGCCTGGCTGGATCGCCGGTGGCGGCGTGGAATATATGCTGGGCTCTCGCTGGTCGGCCAAGCTGGAGTATAATCACCTCGACTTCGGCAGCAAAACCTTGAGCTTCGCCACCCCGTTCGGCAACAGCGTGAGCGTCGAGACCGCGGTCGACCAAGTCAAAGCGGGTGTGAACTATCACCTTGAAGGGCTACTTTGA
- the exbB gene encoding tonB-system energizer ExbB, translating into MNNCGNKRGRSLCSRSVAGGFSLFATAPLLAQPALAQTPNPLLPHNLSPWGMFLNADIVVKGVLIGLAFASLVTWTVWLAKSIELRLARNRAKRRIDMLEQGGSLREAVDACDGDRDAIAQLILSTAREAELSGGIVDDGFKERVALRLERVEAAVTRQTSRGVGILATIGATAPFVGLFGTVWGIMNSFIGISESHTTNLAVVAPGIAEALLATALGLVAAIPAVVIYNHLARVIAGYRVLLGDASAQLLLMISRGQRGRTMSLPHAAE; encoded by the coding sequence ATGAACAATTGCGGAAACAAACGCGGGCGCAGCCTTTGCTCCCGATCCGTCGCGGGTGGCTTCAGCCTGTTCGCGACGGCTCCCCTGCTTGCGCAGCCCGCGCTGGCACAGACCCCAAATCCCCTGCTGCCGCACAATCTGTCGCCATGGGGAATGTTCCTCAATGCCGACATCGTCGTGAAAGGGGTGTTGATCGGGCTCGCCTTCGCTTCGCTGGTGACGTGGACGGTCTGGCTCGCCAAGAGCATCGAGCTGCGCCTTGCGCGCAATCGTGCGAAACGCCGGATCGACATGCTGGAACAAGGCGGCAGTCTGCGTGAAGCGGTGGACGCATGCGACGGCGACCGCGACGCCATCGCGCAGCTGATCCTCTCGACCGCGCGCGAGGCGGAACTGTCCGGCGGCATCGTCGATGATGGCTTCAAGGAGCGCGTCGCGTTGCGGCTCGAGCGTGTGGAAGCGGCGGTGACGCGGCAGACCTCGCGGGGCGTCGGCATCCTCGCCACCATCGGCGCCACCGCGCCCTTTGTCGGGCTGTTCGGCACGGTCTGGGGCATCATGAACTCTTTTATCGGGATTTCCGAATCTCACACCACCAACCTCGCGGTGGTGGCGCCCGGCATCGCCGAGGCGCTGCTGGCGACTGCGCTCGGACTCGTTGCCGCAATTCCGGCGGTCGTGATCTACAACCACCTCGCCCGCGTGATCGCGGGATATCGCGTCTTGCTGGGCGACGCCTCGGCGCAATTGCTGCTCATGATCAGCCGGGGCCAGCGCGGACGGACCATGTCGCTGCCGCACGCGGCGGAGTGA
- the exbD gene encoding TonB system transport protein ExbD, whose protein sequence is MAMRLGSRSGGDDLEIQHEINVTPFIDVILVLLIIFMVAAPLATVDIGVNLPASTAPEQPRPDKPVFVTIKPDQTVAVGDTIIDHLALPGALDAATNSHRDETIFIRADKTLSYGELMEVMNIMRDTGYLKLALVGLETPATKP, encoded by the coding sequence ATGGCGATGCGTCTCGGCTCACGCTCCGGCGGCGACGATCTCGAAATCCAGCACGAGATCAACGTCACGCCCTTCATCGATGTCATCCTGGTGCTGCTGATCATCTTCATGGTGGCGGCGCCACTTGCGACCGTCGATATCGGCGTCAATTTGCCGGCCAGCACCGCGCCGGAACAGCCGCGGCCGGACAAACCGGTTTTCGTCACCATCAAGCCGGACCAGACCGTTGCAGTCGGTGACACCATCATCGATCATCTGGCGCTTCCCGGAGCGCTCGATGCGGCGACCAACAGTCACAGGGATGAAACGATCTTCATCCGTGCCGACAAGACGCTGAGCTATGGCGAGCTGATGGAGGTCATGAACATCATGCGTGACACCGGCTATCTGAAGCTCGCTTTGGTCGGACTGGAAACGCCGGCAACCAAGCCATGA
- a CDS encoding energy transducer TonB, giving the protein MNAHTLHLPEGRGVSRWSIAGLTVLFAHAVLIAGVVFWSTRRPPAEPNMIPAITVTLAPVEASSPEIQDQDIAIGPAMQQAEEVPQEPPKQEKPVEQVEQPPPPQQQAEVTLPQEAPKQVEQPKPEPEPPAPETRAPPKTQHIGQFSQASANAYNALVFGHLQRFKRYPAAARGASGTVTVRFELNRAGDVIDSEVAKTSGNAVLDHEALDLLQRASPFPAFPAAKPQARDSYLAPVSFAR; this is encoded by the coding sequence ATGAACGCGCACACGCTGCATCTGCCCGAGGGACGGGGCGTCTCGCGCTGGAGTATTGCCGGCCTGACGGTCCTGTTCGCGCATGCGGTGCTTATCGCCGGCGTCGTGTTCTGGTCCACCCGCCGGCCGCCGGCCGAGCCCAATATGATCCCCGCCATCACCGTGACGCTCGCGCCGGTCGAGGCCAGCTCGCCTGAAATCCAGGACCAGGACATCGCGATCGGGCCGGCCATGCAGCAGGCCGAAGAGGTGCCGCAAGAGCCGCCCAAGCAGGAGAAACCCGTCGAACAGGTGGAGCAGCCACCACCGCCGCAGCAGCAGGCCGAGGTCACCTTGCCGCAGGAAGCGCCCAAGCAGGTCGAGCAGCCGAAGCCGGAGCCCGAGCCGCCGGCGCCCGAAACCCGCGCGCCGCCGAAAACCCAGCACATCGGACAATTCAGTCAGGCCAGCGCCAACGCCTACAACGCACTGGTGTTCGGTCATTTGCAACGGTTCAAGCGCTATCCCGCGGCCGCGCGCGGCGCCTCCGGCACCGTCACGGTGCGGTTTGAACTGAATCGTGCCGGCGACGTCATTGACAGCGAGGTGGCAAAGACGTCCGGGAATGCGGTGCTCGACCACGAGGCGCTCGATCTCCTCCAGCGCGCCAGCCCGTTCCCGGCGTTTCCGGCCGCCAAGCCGCAGGCGCGGGACAGCTACCTTGCGCCGGTGAGTTTCGCCCGCTAG
- a CDS encoding GNAT family N-acetyltransferase, with product MTDLSVTISPEAPGDAQAIERLHERTFGPGRFVLSAYRIREHVDHLRDVSFTARIGTLLVGSVRQLPILIGETPALLLGPLTVEPPFRSRGIGRLLMERALKDAGDKGHRLVLLVGDEPYYSRVGFKQVAKGRITMPGPVDAARVLVFELVDGAFEGVSGVVAPDWSKARRA from the coding sequence ATGACCGATCTCTCAGTCACCATCAGTCCCGAAGCTCCAGGCGACGCCCAGGCGATCGAGCGGCTGCACGAGCGTACCTTCGGCCCTGGCCGTTTCGTGCTCAGCGCCTATCGCATCCGCGAGCACGTCGACCATCTGCGCGACGTCTCCTTCACTGCCCGCATCGGCACATTGCTGGTGGGGTCGGTCAGGCAATTGCCGATCCTGATCGGCGAGACGCCGGCGCTGCTGCTCGGGCCGCTGACCGTCGAGCCGCCGTTCCGCAGCCGCGGCATCGGCCGGCTGCTGATGGAGCGCGCGCTGAAGGACGCGGGGGACAAGGGTCACCGCCTCGTGCTGCTGGTCGGCGACGAACCCTATTACAGCCGCGTCGGCTTCAAGCAGGTCGCCAAGGGCCGCATCACCATGCCGGGCCCGGTCGATGCCGCGCGCGTCCTGGTGTTCGAACTCGTCGACGGCGCGTTTGAGGGCGTGTCGGGCGTGGTCGCGCCTGACTGGAGCAAGGCGCGGCGCGCCTAG